CCGTGCTGGTGACCCACCACGTCGAGGAGATCCCGCCCGGCTACACCCATGTCGCGCTGCTGCGCGAGGGCGCCGTGGTCGCCGCCGGCCCGATCGGCGAGACCCTCACCTCCCAGAACCTCACCCGCACCTTCGGACTGCCGCTGGTGGTCGAGCAGCGCGGGGAGCGCTTCACCGCCCGCTCGCTCTCGCTGAACTGACGCTCTGGTGGACAGCCCGCAGCTGCGGCAGATCACCGAGGTCACCGACCTCTCGGACCCGGCGCTTGACGACTACCTGCGCATGACCGATGTGCGGCTGCGCTCCCGTGTGGAGGTGGAGCGCGGGCTGTTCATGGCCGAGAGCTTCGAGGTGATCTCCCGCGCGATGGACGCCGGCATGGCGCCGCGGTCCTTCCTCATGAGCGAGAAGTGGCTGGCGAAGTTCGCGCCGCTGTACGAGCAGTTCCCCGAGGTGCCGGTGTTCGTCGGCGCGGAGCCGCTGCTCGAGCAGCTCACCGGCTTCCACCTGCATCGCGGCGCGCTCGCGGCGATGCAGCGGCCGCAGCTCCCCTCGGTGCCCGAGGTGCTGCGCGGGGCCCGCACCGTCGCGGTGATCGAGGACATCGTGGACCACACCAACGTCGGCGCCATGTTCCGCTCGGCCGCGGCCCTCGGTGTCGACGCGGTGCTGGTGACCCCGCAGTGCGCGGACCCGCTGTACCGGCGCTCCATCCGGGTCTCCATGGGCACGGTGTTCCAGGTGCCGTGGACGCGGCTGGAGGCCTGGCCGTCGGCCGGCGTGGACCTGCTGCACGAGGCCGGTTTCGATGTGCTCGCCATGGCGCTGAGCGAGGGTGCGGTCGCACTGGACGCACTCGATCTCCGCCCCGAGAGGAAGGTCGCCTTCGTGCTCGGCGCCGAAGGTCACGGGTTGAAGCCCGCCACCCTCGGCGCGGTCGACCAGCACGTGGTGATCCCGATGGCCGGGGGAGTGGACTCCCTGAACGTCGCCGCGGCGAGCGCCGTGGTGTTCTGGCAGCGACGGGCGGCGCTCAGCGCAGCCTGAGCCATCGGGGCCGGTCCCGGGGGCCGGTCCCGCGGGGCGGACGTCGCCGTCACAGCCCGGCGAGCACGACGCCGCTGCGAGGGGCGGCCGGGAAGCGATCCAGGGGGATGGAGAGGTCCTGCGGGGGGATCTCGAGCTCGTCGCGGCACAGCAGCCGCACGGCCTGCTTCAGCAGGGCGACCGTGCTCCACTCGCCGGGGCACCGGTGATCGTCCTCATGGCGTCCGGCGCCCTGAGCGATATGCGTGAAGGGATCCTCCTGCCACGACCAGCCCCGGAAGCGCTCGGGCCGGAAGCTGTCGGGGTCCGGGAACGATCGGGGGTCGTGACAGGTGCCGTACAGATCCAGGACCACCCAGTCGCCGACGCCGAGCTCATGGCCCTGGAACCGGAACGGGGCACGCACCCGTCCCGGCACCACGGGGAAGAACGGGAAGAAGCGTCGCACCTCCTGGACGAACGGCTCGAGATCGCTCTCCTCTCCGGCGGCGAAGGCGTCCCGCCACTGCGGATGCCTCACCAGCGCGACAGCGGCGAACTCGATGAAGCGGGAGACGGCCAGCAGCGGCCGCAGGAGGTTCAGGAGCTCCACCGCCGCGATGCGCGGAGGGAGCAGGGCCCCGTCCTCGGCGTGGGTCGCCAGGACGGCCAGCGCCGTATGCGGCGGTGGGGCCAGGTCCCCCGCACGCACCTGCTCGACGAGCCCGGCGGCCCAGGTCTCGGTGCCACGACGTCGCCATCGCGCATACCAGTTCGCCGGCCCGGGCCGGGCCACCTGGTCGACCATCAGGCTCAGCTCGGTCGTCAGGCGGGGGACGTCCAGGGAGTCCAGCGCGATGCCGCACCAGCGCAGCGCCGCCCGGGTGAGGACGACCCGGCTGAGGTGATCGAGCCGCACCCGGCCGGTGCCGTGCAGCCTGGTCAGCGCTCGGTCCCACTCGAGCTCGTACAGCGCGCTCAGACGATCCATCGCCTCGGCGCCCATCAGGGACAGGAAGAGCCGCTTGCGGCGGTGATGCGCCGCGCCATCGAGGCTCTGGACGGAGCCCTCGTCCTGCAGCAGGTGCTGGACCATGGTCGGCATCGCTCCCCGGCGGGTGAGGTGCGTGCCGTCGTAGAACATCTGCGCCGCCTCGGCACCGCGCAGGAGCGTGACCGGTCGCAGCAGCAGCCGGGTGGTCAGCAGATCCGTGCCGGCGGCATCGCACCGCGACGCGATGAACGGATACCCCTCGCGAAGGAACGCGAGCGTGCTGTCGAACGGGACCGTGCGCACCGTGGCCTCCCAGCTGTCGTGATCGGGCTCGTCCCTCGCCGACGCGCGCGGACCCGGCGGCTCACCCCGCCGGGCTCGCGATGCGATCGGAGCAGGCGCGGCCCTCGTCGTCCAGACGGTAGGCCGCGCAGGTGCCGGAGGCAACGCACGGACCGCTCGGACGGCCGCTGCACCCCGGATCCGCCGAGGGGTGGCTACGCTGAGCCTGCGCGGCCCCCGGACCTCGCAGAGCAGACGGACCGGGAATCGAGCCGTCCCGCCGCCCCACCGACGAGAGGGAGAACTCCATCGTGACCGCATCCGTCAGTGACTTCGTGATCGAGCGACTCCGGGAGTGGGGGATCCGTCGTGTGTTCGGGTACCCGGGTGACGGGATCGGTGCCTTCGACGGCGCACTCGGTGCGGCGGAACGCGCGGACCGGGGCCTGCAGTACGTGCGGCCGACCCATGAGGAGGCGTGCTCCCTCATGGCCACGGCGCACGCCAAGTTCACCGGCGAGGTCGGGGTGTGCATCGCCACCTCGAGCCCCGGCGGGTTCCACATGCTCAACGGGCTCTACGACGCGAAGATGGACAATCAGCCGGTGGTCGCGATCGTCGGGCAGCAGCCGACGACGTCCCTCGGCACCTTCGTGCAGCAGGAGAGCAATCTCGAACGGACCTTCGCCGATGTCGCGGTCTATGTGCAGACCGTCGTCACGCCCGCCCAGGCGCAGGCGGTCCTCGACACCGCGTTCCGGACCGCCCGGCTCCGCCTGGGCCCCGCCGTGGTGATCCTCCCCCACGACGTCCAGGCCATGGACATGCCCGAGATGCAGGTCCCCTCCGCCTCCATCGCGCGGTCCAGCGCCGTCGCCGCATCGACGTCGATCACGCCCCCCGCCGCGGACATCGCCCGGGCCGCCGAGATCATCAACTCCGGCAGCAGGGTCTCCTTCCTGGTCGGCCACGGGGCCGGCGGAGCGACCGACGAGATCCTCGAGGCGGCCTCCCTCTGCGGCGCCGGCATCGTCACGGCGCTGCGCGGCAAGCACGTCATCCCCTCGGAGGTGCCCCACCACACCCAGCAGCTCGGGCTGCTCGGCAGCCTGCCGAGCACGGAGCAGATGAGCGACTGCGACACCCTCGTGATGCTCGGGACCAACTACCCCTACAGCGAGTTCCTGCCTCCCAGCGGCCAGGCCAGAGCGCTGCAGATCGATCTCAAGCCGGAGCACATGGGCCTGCGCTATCCGACGGAGCTGAATCTCTGGGGCGACGTCAGAGCGACGCTGGCAGCGCTCATACCCCACCTGACCAGGACCGAGGACCTGTCGTGGCAGAAGCAGGTCGCGGAGAGCATGGAGTCGTGGGAGCAGGAGATGGAGGCCCAGGCCATGCTCACCGTCGAGGACGGGGTGAATCCGCGGCGGGTGTTCCACGAGCTGAACAAGCGCCTGCCCCCTCGAGCGATCGTGACCGCCGACGCCGGGACCACGGCGGACTGGTACGGGCATCACATCCGACTGCGCGAGGGCATGACCGGCGACCTCTCCGGCCGCCTGGCCACGATGCTCGGCGCCATGCCGTACGCGACGGCCGCCAAGTTCGCCTTCCCCGAGCGCACGGTGGTGTGCACGATCGGGGACGGCGCCTTCCAGATGCTGGGGATGAACGAGCTCATCACGGTCAAGAGGCACCTCGAGAGCTGGGTCGAGAACCCCCAGTTCATCGTCGTCGTCCTGCACAACGACGACCTCACCCAGGTGTCGTGGGAGATGCGGACCCAGGATGCCGATCCGCTGTGGCCCACGGCGCAGGACGTCGAGTCCGTGGACTACGCCGGATGGGCGGAGCTGCTGGGGTTCACCGGCCTCCGCGTCACCGAGGACAGCGAGGTCGAGGAAGCGATGGAGACTGCCTTCGCCCACCGCGGCGTCACCCTGATCGACGCCCGCACCAGCAGGAGTGTTCCGCCCCTGCCCCCGCGGATCTCCCGCGAGTTCGCGAAGAACACCGGCATCGCGCTGCTCCAGGAGGACCCGGCGCGATCGGAGGTCGTCCGGGACTCCGCCAAGGCGCTGCTGGCGGAGGGCGTCGAGCGCGCCAGGAAGACGATGCACATCGATCACGAGCGCGATCTCGAAGAAGACCAGGAGCACTGATGTCCCCCCGCACCCTCCGTTCCGCCACCGCACTGACGGGAGCTGCTCTGGGAGCGGCCGCTGTCGCGGGTCTCGGTGTCCGGGACCTCTTCCAGCGCAAGCATTCGATCCTGCGGATCTATCCGGTCGTCGGTCGCACCCGCTGGCTGTTCGAGTCGATCCGTCCCGAGATCCAGCAGTACTTCATCGAGCGGGACAACGACGGCCGGCCGTTCGACCGGGACACCCGCACGATGATCTATCAGCGGGCGAAGGGCCTCGGTGACGCGGATGCCTATGGCACCGAGAACGACATCACGAGCGCCGGCTACGATCACATCCTCCACGCCGCGAGCCCTCTCGAGCCGATGGCCACGCCCCCTCGGGTGCGTCTGGGCGGCCCCGACTGCACCCAGCCGTACGACACCGCGATGCTGAACATCTCCTCGATGAGCTTCGGATCCCTCTCGGCGAACGCCGTGCGGGCCATGAACTACGGCGCGAAGCATGGAGGGTTCGCCCAGGAGACGGGGGAGGGCGGCCTCTCCAAGTACCACCTGGAATACGGGGCCGACATCATCTGGGAGATCGGTTCCGGATACTTCGGCTGCCGGACCCGTGACGGCGAGTTCGATGCGCAGGAGTTCTCCGAGAAGGCGACCCGGCCCGAGGTGAAGGGGATCCTGATCAAGCTCAGCCAGGGCGCCAAGCCCGGGGTCGGGGGAGTGCTCCCGGCGGAGAAGATCACCCCGGAGATCGCGGAGGCGCGGGATGTGCCGCAGGGCCAGGACTGCGTGAGCCCAGCGGCCCACCCCGCCTTCGCCACGCCCGTGGAGATGATGCATTTCGTGGCCCGGCTGCGGGACCTCTCCGGGGGCAAGCCGATCGGCGTCAAGCTCTGCGTCGGGGGCCGTTCGGAGGTCCTCGCCATGTGCAAGGGGATGCTGGAGACCGGCATCTCCCCGGACTGGCTCTCCGTCGACGGCGCCGAGGGCGGGACGGGGGCGGCGCCCCTGGAGTTCGAGGACCATGTCGGGACGCCGCTGTCCGATGGCCTGGTGATCGTCCACAACGCGCTGGTGGGCACGGGACTTCGCGAGAAGGTCGCCATCGGATGCTCCGGGAAGATCGCGGGCGGCAACGACATCATCCGCAAGATCGCTCTCGGCGCGGACTTCTGCAACGCCGCCCGGCCGATGATGATGGCGACCGGGTGCATCCAGGCCCAGCGATGCCACACCAACACCTGCCCCAGCGGGGTGGCCACGCAGGATCCTAGGCGTGGTCGAGCGGTGGTCGTCGCGGACAAGGGGCCGCGGGTGATGCGCTATCAGCAGGCGACGGTCCGCTCAGCCATGGAGCTGCTCGCCTCGATGGGGCTGCACTCGTTCGACGACCTGGGCCCGCGGCACGTGCTGCGACGGATCGATCCGGCTCGGGTCATGACTTACGAGGACCTGTACACCTGGTTGGACGAGGGCGAGCTCCTCACCGGGACCGACCACCCCGACTGGGCCCGGGACTGGGACGAGGCGGACGCCCACCGGTTCCAGGGCGCGCGTCCTGCGCAGCAGCTGCATCGCAGGCACCGTCAGGTGAGCGAGGATCCGGCCGGTTCGGCCGACGGTGCATAGCGGGCCGGATGACCGGGTGTGCGCGCGTCGAGGGCGAGACCGAACGGTCGACATCCCGCCCGGAGCTCGACGTTCCGGGCGCGAGCGTGTCTACTCGGAGACGGACGACGACTCGACGAAGGAGATCCCCGTGATGACCTCGTACGACTACCTGATCGTCGGTGGCGGCCAGGTCGCCGACGACGCGGCTCGTGCTCTTCGTGAGCACGATGCGAACGGCACCATCGGCATCGTGAGCACCGATGAGGACGCGCCCTACACCCGTCCCGCGCTGTCCAAGAAGCTGTGGACCGATCCCGATTTCAGCGAGGACTCCGTCCCGCTGGGCACCGCCGCGCAGACCGGTGCCGAACTGCGGGTGCGCACCCGCGTCACCGCGATCGACCGGGAGGCCAAGGAGGTCGAGCTGGAGAGCGGGGAGCGTCTCGGCTACGGGCGGCTGCTGCTGGCCACGGGCTCCGAGCCCCGCCGGCTGGAGGGGCCGGAGGACGAGCGCATCATCCACTTCCGCAGCTTCGCCGACTACCGCACGCTGCGCCATCTGATGACCGAGGGCGCCCGTGCCGTCGTCGTCGGCGGGGGGTACATCGGTGCGGAGATCGCCGCGGCCCTCTCGGTCAACGGCGCCCATGTCACGCTGGTGTTCCCCGAGGACGTGCTCGGTGCCTCGCGGTTCCCGCCCAGCATCGCAGAACGCCACCAGAAGCTCTTCACCGATCACGGGGTCGAGCTGCGCCCCGGGCGACGGGCCGAGCGCCTCACGATCCTCGACGATGCGGATGTCGGTGTCACCCTCGATGACGGGACCGCTCTCGGCGGGGACATCGTCGTGGTCGGCCTCGGTGCCGACCCCCGTCTCCAGCTGGCCCGCGACGCGGGCCTGGACGTCGCCGACGGCGTCGTGGTCGACGAGACCCTGAGGACGTCCGATCCCTCGATCTGGGCGGCCGGCGACATCATCGAGTACCCGGACGTCGTCCTCGGCCGTACTCGCATCGAGCACGTCGACCATGCACGGGAATCCGGAGCGGCCGCCGGACGGTCGATGGCCGGGGCCGAGGCCCCCTACGACCACACGCCCTACTTCTACTCCATGGTCTACGGGGTGCGCTGGGAAGCAGTGGGTACCCTCGACCCGACCCTGGAGACGCTCGAGGTCCCTCTCGACACCGAGCGCAGCGTCGTCTACTACCTCGACGACCAGGGGCGGCCGGTCGGTGTGCTGCTGTGGCAGATCGAGGGTGCACGGGACGCCGCTCGAACGGTGATCGCCGAGGCGATCACCGACCGGGAACTTCTTCGAGGGAGCATAGGCTGACCATGGATCTGAGAATCAGAGGGAAGAAGGCACTGATCACCGGAGCCGACTCCGGCATCGGATGGCACAGTGCACAGGAGCTCCTGCACGAAGGGGTCACGGTCTTCGTGACCGATCGCGAGGCATCGTCGCTCGCCCGATCCGCGGCAGCGCTCGAGGCTCCGGAGGGCCAGCTGTTCCACCATGCCGCGGACATCACCCGCCGTGAGGAGATCACCGAGCTCGGCGAGGCGGTGCAGGAGGAGATCGGCGACATCGACATCCTCATCCATGCCGCGGGGATCACCGGGGCCCAGGGGCTCTTCCACGAGATCGATGATGAAGGATGGGTCGACACGCTCAGCACGGACCTGCTCGGCGCCGTACGGATCACGCGGGAGTTCCTTCCGGCATTGCGACGAGGGCAGTGGGGTCGGCTGATCTTCCTGGCCTCGGAGGACGCGGTGCAGCCCTATGACGACGAGCTGCCCTACTGCGCCTCGAAGGCCGGGGTGCTCGCACTGGCCAAGGGGCTCTCGCGCACGTACGCCCGTGAAGGGCTCCTGGTCAATGCGGTCTCTCCGGCATTCATCCACACGCCGATGACCGACGCGATGATGGACAAGCGCTCAGCTCAGCTCGGGGTCGACAGGGAGCAGGCCATACGCTCCTTCCTCGATGAAGAACGTCCCCACCTGGCCCTCAAGCGTCGGGGCGAGCCCGAGGAGGTGGCTGCGGTCATCGCCTTCCTGTGCTCCGACCGCGCCTCCTTCATCACCGGCTCGAACTACCGCGTGGATGGGGGCTCTGTCGCGACGGTCTGAGGAGCTCCTGCACTGCAGGAAGCAGGAGCAGACGACGCCTACAGCGTGATCTGGATCTTCACATCGGTGGGGCGGCCCTCGAGGAAGCGCTCGAAGGCGCCGACGGAGTCGTCGAAGGAGAAGGTCTCCGAGACGAAGCGGGAGAGGTCCACGGCGTCGCTCGCGGCGAGGTCGATCGCCTTCTGGTACACGTTCGCGTACCGGAACACCGTCTCCAGCGAGATGCCGCGGCTCTGGGCGGTGGCGATGTCGAAGGGCACCGGATCCACCGGCATGCCCACCAGCACGATGCGGCCACCCGGGGCGGGCAGCTCCCACAGCTTCGCGTAGGCGGCGACGGCGCCGGTGGCCTCGAACACCACCTGCGGTCCCCAGCCGCCGGTCTCCGCGCGCACCCGCTCGCCCAGGTCCTCCTGGGTGGCGTCCACGGTGACGATGCCCTCGAGCCCGTCGAGCAGGGCCAGCTTCTGCGGCAGCACGTCGGAGATGAAGACGGTGCTGGCGCCGCCCGCACGCGCGGCGAGCGCGGTCATGATCCCGATCGTGCCGGCCCCGACGACGGCCACGACATCGCCGGGCGTGATCCCGGCCTTCGTCGCCGCGAACATGCCGACGGAGAACGGCTCGATCAGCGCCCCCTCGGCGAAGCTGAGGCTGTCGGGGAGCAGATACGTGAAGGCGGCGGGATGGATGACCTCGTCGACGAGGCAGCCGTGCACCGGCGGGGTGGCCCAGAACCGCACGCCGGGATCCACGTTGTAGTTGCCCTCGCGCACCGCACGGGAGCGGGGATCGGGGACACCGGGCTCCATCGCGACACGATCGCCGACGGCCAGGTGACTCACGCCCTCACCGACCTCTGCGACGGTGCCGGCACCCTCGTGCCCGAGGATCATCGGCGCTCTCACCACGAACGGGCCGATCCTGCCATCTGTCCAGTAGTGCACGTCCGAGGCGCAGATGCCGACGGTGTGCATCGCGATCCGCACCTCACCGGGGCCGGGAGCGCCGGCGGGCTCGACCTCCTCGATCGACATCCGGTTCTTCTCGTGCAGCATCAGCGCGCGCATGCAGGACTCCTCCGCTCGGCCGTGACAGGCCGTCCAAGGCCCTGCAATGCACTCTGCCATACCGCCCAGCGGTGGTCCGGGCCGGTTCACCGGACGGTCCGCGCTCCACCGCTCACTGCGCGGATCAGCAGCGCCAGCAGCACCGTCGCCGCCGCCAGCCCCCACCATCCCCACCCGCCGCCGAGCGCGATCGCCGCACCGAGGACGGCCGGCGCGGCAGAGGACATCAGCCCGTTGCTGATCCCGTAGAACGCCCCGTACTGGCCCTGCTGCCGCGCCGGCGCCAGACGGAACAGCAGCTCCATCGTCCCGGCGCTGTACAGCACCTCCCCGGCGGTGTGGGCGAGCAGGAAGCCGCCCAGCGCGAGCACCAGGACCACCGGCGAGGCCGACCAGCCGGAGAGGAAGAAGAGATAGGAGACCGCGAGGCAGACGGCGCCGATCACCAGGCGCCGACCCGCGGCGCGGATGCTGGTGATCCCGGCACTGGCCAGCACCTGGAAGGTGGCGGCGAACAGGGCGTTGAGCGCGACCAGGAGGCCGACGACCCAGGTCAGCTCCGGATGATGGAGCACCGTCCACAGGGGGAGCGCGAAGGACAGCACGTGCAGGTGGATGCCGATCGCGCCGTTGGCGAGCGAGAACACGGCGAACCGCGGATCGGGGAGCACCGGGCGCGGACGCCCGGCACCGCCCTCCGGCGCCGCCGGCACCGTGATGCGCAGCAGCAGCCCGGCAGCGATCACGAAGGTGACCGCATCGCCGAGGATCGCGATCCGGAACGCCGTCGCGCTGCCGCTGCCCAGCACCAGCCCGGCCAGCAGCGCACCGGCGGAGATGCCGAGGGTGAGCAGGGACCTCAGCGAGGCGCGGGCGAGTGCCGGATCCTCTCGCGCCACGCGCCGGATCAGGGTGGTGTTCGAGGACATGCACAGCCCCTGCCCGAGGCTGATCAGACACAGCACGAGGACGAATCCCACCTGCTCCCGGACCGCCAGCAGCAGGGCGGTGGCGACGGCGGAGAGGATGAGCCCGGCCAGGAGCACGGGCTTCGGGCTCGAGGCATCGGAGAACCTGCCGCTGAGCAGATCGCCGCCGATCGCGAGCACGGTGGCGACGACGAGCACCGCGGAGACGAAGCCGACGGAGAATCCGAGGTGCTGGGTGAAGAACAGCACGCTGATCGTGGCGAAGAGCCCGTTGCCGAGCGCGTTGACGGTGGTGAGCAGCGCGAGCAGGCGCATCGCGGGGGTTGCGGACAGCGTCGCCGCGGCGGTGACGTAGGGAGCGGCGAACAACTCCCCGAGCGTGGAGCGGCGGCGGGTGCGTGCATTCTTCGGCATGGTTCGACAATAGCGCTCTGTGTGCGGTGATCCCATTTCCAGCATTGTTCAGTGGGCGGCCTTGAGCTGTGTTATCGTCCGTGCGTCCCGGGCGACCGAAAAGGCGTGTTAGGCATTGTTCTCTTTCCCTCGCACGGTCCTCAGGGATGGGTTTCTCTGCAGCCGTCGGAATCACTCCTGGCCCGCCTGCAGAGCCCAGCTATCCGCGGCACCCGGGGCCGACCGCTCCTCCACAGTGGGCGCCCGTCCACCGTGAGCAGGCCGACCGTTCCTCCACCGAGACCACTTATGCACAATTCTGCGGCGCGCCGTTCCTCCACACCACCTGCTTATCCACATTGTCCACAGTTTCTCCGCGGGGTCTTGCGCCGGCGCGACGCCTCGGTAGAGTTGCGGGAAGGCAATTCTTTCAGCTCTCGCAGATCTGCACATTGTTTTCGCGAGAATTCGTCGACCATGTCCGGGAGGAGGTGTGCACAATGGGTGATCTTCGCGCTGGCACGAACGTGCCGTTCGATGAGGACGCGGCCGGTGAGGTCTCCTCCGGGTCGGAACTCTCGGTCGGCTCATTCTCAGAACCCACTCCCGCCGCACCTGTCCTCCCGCCGCATCTGCGATCCATCCATGCCGCCTCGATCCAGGAGAGCCGGCACCTCGCCGCGCGCTTCACCGCGCTCGCCCCGTCGTTCCATGACCCGGAGAGCGAGGAATGCGACGCGGACGCCGCCGAGGCGGAGCTCCTCTCGGCGGCACTCGCCCTGCGCTGCACCCGCACCGTCGCGGACCGCATCCTCCGCGACGCCCACATCGCGGTCACCCAGCTGCCCCTCACCCTGCCCCGGCTGGAGTGCGGGGAGTTCCCCGCCGCCTGGTTCGACCGGATCCTGCGCCGCACCCGGCATCTCACCCCGCACCAGATGACTGTCGTGGACGCCGCCGTCTCGCTGTGGCCCGCCACGGTGACCACGGAGCAGTTCCACCACCGGCTCTCGCGCCTGCTCGGTCGCGTGGAGTCCCAGCAGGAGACCCCCGCCCACCTCACTCCTGAGGGCCGGCGCCGGGTGGAGCTGCTGCCCACCCGGGATGACGGGATCGGCTGCCTGCGGGTGGTCGGCCCGGCCCCGGAGATCCTCGCCCTCGCCCAGCGGCTGGACTCCGCCGCCCGCGCGATCCAGGCCGCCCAGCGCCGCGCCTTCGAGGCAGGGGAGGCGCCCCCGCTGGATCCGCGGGGCACCGTCGCCGAGACGGCGACCCCCGCCTCCCTCGCCCTCCTCCAGTACGACCTGCTGGGCGGTGCGGCCTTCGACACCGACGGGGTCCAGGTGCCACAGCCTCGCTTCCGCCTCAACGTCACCGTGCCCGTCCTGACGCTGCTCGGCGGCTCCCAGGAGCCCGGCCTGCTGGAGGGCACGACCCCGATCCCCGCCGCGATGGCACGCGAGCTGGCCGGGCAGAGCGAGACCTGGCACCGCGTGCTCACCGATCCGTGCAGCGGCACCTTCCTGCCGCTGCCCGCGACGCGCTACACCCCGACCCGCGCCATGCTCGAGCACCTGCGCCTGCGCAACACCACCTGCGCGGTCCCCGGATGCACCCGCCCCACCTCCTGGGCCTCCGAGGCGGACCACATCGAGGAGTACGACCACGGGGATCCGGAGCACGGAGGTCTCACCGAGATCGAGAACCTGCACCTGCTGTGCTGGCAGCACCACCGGGCGAAGACCGCCGGCCTGCTCGACCCGACCCGCCTGCCGAGCACTCCCGGCCTTCCGGGACGGACCGCCTGGTCGATCCAGGATCGGGTGACCGTGATCGTCCGCGACAACGAGGACCTCGCCACCCCGCACATGACCGAGGCGCTCATGGACTCCTGGGCCCGCTACCAGGCACGGCGCGAGTCACGACGGCGGGCCCTCGAGCGGCGGAAGAACCCGCCGCCACCGCCGTACTGAGGCCGCGAGGGGACGCGGCGTAACCTGGCACGCCCGACCCGCCAGGAGGCACAGTGCGACTCTTCGATCCCAGAGCCCGTCAGGTCACCGCGCAGCAGGCTCGTCGCTACGCGATGTTCGAGATCCTGCACACGATCGCCGACGTCCTCGCCGCGCTCCTGTTCGTCGTCGGGAGCATCCTGTTCTTCTTCGAGCAGACGCAGTTCGCAGGAACGGTCTGCTTCCTGGTCGGGTCGCTCTTCTTCGCCGCGAAGCCCAGCATCCGGATCATCCGAGAGCTCTGGCTGGCCCGATCGCACAAGGTGGACCGGCTGGCGGGAAGGGCCCCGGAGGGCCCGCCGATGACCGACGGCTGACCGGTCAGCGCTGCCCCGCTCCTGCCCCCTCCCTCGTGACCGTCGCCTGTCACACCCCTCCCGCAGGCTTCGTATGCATGTTCGAAGTCATGACCCGGACTCCTTGAGGGGTGCGCCGCAGAGGCGTACAGTTCGAACCCCTGTTCGAACATCTGTGCGAAGAGGAACGGCGAGGAGCGGGAGGAGGACGCGTGATGAGCACAGCCGTGCAGGCGACGGAGGAGCGCGAGCAGCGCCTGTCCCGGGCCCGGGCCGCCCTGGGCGCGGCCGAGCGCTCCGCCGCACGCTGGGGCGGCCGGATCGACCGCACCGCCCTGCGGTCGTCGCCGCAATCCGCCGACGATGCCGCCGACGACGGGCTCGGCGCCCGCCTGCCGGTGCCGGGACCGCTGGCGACGCTGTTCCCGCGCGGCAGCCTGCGGGCCGGCAGCTCGGTGGCGCTCGAGGGTGCGGCGAGCACCTCCCTGCTGCTCTCCCTCGCGGTCGCCGCGGCGGGGGAGGACTCCTGGTGCGCGATCGCCGGGATGCCCGATCTGGGGCTGCGCGCCGCCCTGGACGCCGGGTTGGACCCCTGCCGGCTCGCCCTCGCCCCGGCCGGCGGGGACCAGCGCCCGCAGGTGCTCTCCGCCCTGGCCGACGGGGTGGGAGTGCTCGTGCTCGGCCCCGAGCTGGACCTCGCCCCCGCGCTCTGGCGCAGCCTGCTGGGTCGGGCCCGCACCGCCGACACCCTCGTCCTCGCCGCCGTCCCGCCCGGCCGTGCCGATCTCACGCTGCGGGCCACCACCTCGGGGTGGACCGGTCTCGGGCAGGGCTCGGGACGGCTGCGCCGGCGCCGCCTCGAGATCACCGCCGAGGGGCGGGGGATCGCCGGGCACCGCACGGCCCGGGTGCTGCTGCCGCAGGTGGACGGCATGATCGCGGAGGCGCCCCAGAGCGCTGCGGAGGATCGCGCCGCTGCGACCCCGATGCGGCTGCTGCCGCCGG
The window above is part of the Brachybacterium vulturis genome. Proteins encoded here:
- a CDS encoding FMN-binding glutamate synthase family protein — encoded protein: MSPRTLRSATALTGAALGAAAVAGLGVRDLFQRKHSILRIYPVVGRTRWLFESIRPEIQQYFIERDNDGRPFDRDTRTMIYQRAKGLGDADAYGTENDITSAGYDHILHAASPLEPMATPPRVRLGGPDCTQPYDTAMLNISSMSFGSLSANAVRAMNYGAKHGGFAQETGEGGLSKYHLEYGADIIWEIGSGYFGCRTRDGEFDAQEFSEKATRPEVKGILIKLSQGAKPGVGGVLPAEKITPEIAEARDVPQGQDCVSPAAHPAFATPVEMMHFVARLRDLSGGKPIGVKLCVGGRSEVLAMCKGMLETGISPDWLSVDGAEGGTGAAPLEFEDHVGTPLSDGLVIVHNALVGTGLREKVAIGCSGKIAGGNDIIRKIALGADFCNAARPMMMATGCIQAQRCHTNTCPSGVATQDPRRGRAVVVADKGPRVMRYQQATVRSAMELLASMGLHSFDDLGPRHVLRRIDPARVMTYEDLYTWLDEGELLTGTDHPDWARDWDEADAHRFQGARPAQQLHRRHRQVSEDPAGSADGA
- a CDS encoding cytochrome P450 encodes the protein MRTVPFDSTLAFLREGYPFIASRCDAAGTDLLTTRLLLRPVTLLRGAEAAQMFYDGTHLTRRGAMPTMVQHLLQDEGSVQSLDGAAHHRRKRLFLSLMGAEAMDRLSALYELEWDRALTRLHGTGRVRLDHLSRVVLTRAALRWCGIALDSLDVPRLTTELSLMVDQVARPGPANWYARWRRRGTETWAAGLVEQVRAGDLAPPPHTALAVLATHAEDGALLPPRIAAVELLNLLRPLLAVSRFIEFAAVALVRHPQWRDAFAAGEESDLEPFVQEVRRFFPFFPVVPGRVRAPFRFQGHELGVGDWVVLDLYGTCHDPRSFPDPDSFRPERFRGWSWQEDPFTHIAQGAGRHEDDHRCPGEWSTVALLKQAVRLLCRDELEIPPQDLSIPLDRFPAAPRSGVVLAGL
- a CDS encoding TrmH family RNA methyltransferase, producing MDSPQLRQITEVTDLSDPALDDYLRMTDVRLRSRVEVERGLFMAESFEVISRAMDAGMAPRSFLMSEKWLAKFAPLYEQFPEVPVFVGAEPLLEQLTGFHLHRGALAAMQRPQLPSVPEVLRGARTVAVIEDIVDHTNVGAMFRSAAALGVDAVLVTPQCADPLYRRSIRVSMGTVFQVPWTRLEAWPSAGVDLLHEAGFDVLAMALSEGAVALDALDLRPERKVAFVLGAEGHGLKPATLGAVDQHVVIPMAGGVDSLNVAAASAVVFWQRRAALSAA
- a CDS encoding thiamine pyrophosphate-requiring protein — its product is MTASVSDFVIERLREWGIRRVFGYPGDGIGAFDGALGAAERADRGLQYVRPTHEEACSLMATAHAKFTGEVGVCIATSSPGGFHMLNGLYDAKMDNQPVVAIVGQQPTTSLGTFVQQESNLERTFADVAVYVQTVVTPAQAQAVLDTAFRTARLRLGPAVVILPHDVQAMDMPEMQVPSASIARSSAVAASTSITPPAADIARAAEIINSGSRVSFLVGHGAGGATDEILEAASLCGAGIVTALRGKHVIPSEVPHHTQQLGLLGSLPSTEQMSDCDTLVMLGTNYPYSEFLPPSGQARALQIDLKPEHMGLRYPTELNLWGDVRATLAALIPHLTRTEDLSWQKQVAESMESWEQEMEAQAMLTVEDGVNPRRVFHELNKRLPPRAIVTADAGTTADWYGHHIRLREGMTGDLSGRLATMLGAMPYATAAKFAFPERTVVCTIGDGAFQMLGMNELITVKRHLESWVENPQFIVVVLHNDDLTQVSWEMRTQDADPLWPTAQDVESVDYAGWAELLGFTGLRVTEDSEVEEAMETAFAHRGVTLIDARTSRSVPPLPPRISREFAKNTGIALLQEDPARSEVVRDSAKALLAEGVERARKTMHIDHERDLEEDQEH